One part of the Arabidopsis thaliana chromosome 4, partial sequence genome encodes these proteins:
- the TMT2 gene encoding tonoplast monosaccharide transporter2 (tonoplast monosaccharide transporter2 (TMT2); FUNCTIONS IN: carbohydrate transmembrane transporter activity, sugar:hydrogen symporter activity, nucleoside transmembrane transporter activity; INVOLVED IN: response to fructose stimulus, response to salt stress, response to sucrose stimulus, response to glucose stimulus; LOCATED IN: plasma membrane, vacuole, membrane; EXPRESSED IN: 27 plant structures; EXPRESSED DURING: 13 growth stages; CONTAINS InterPro DOMAIN/s: Sugar transporter, conserved site (InterPro:IPR005829), Major facilitator superfamily (InterPro:IPR020846), General substrate transporter (InterPro:IPR005828), Sugar/inositol transporter (InterPro:IPR003663), Major facilitator superfamily, general substrate transporter (InterPro:IPR016196); BEST Arabidopsis thaliana protein match is: tonoplast monosaccharide transporter3 (TAIR:AT3G51490.2); Has 51368 Blast hits to 39283 proteins in 2480 species: Archae - 776; Bacteria - 26387; Metazoa - 6850; Fungi - 11680; Plants - 3625; Viruses - 0; Other Eukaryotes - 2050 (source: NCBI BLink).), with the protein MSGAVLVAIAAAVGNLLQGWDNATIAGAVLYIKKEFNLESNPSVEGLIVAMSLIGATLITTCSGGVADWLGRRPMLILSSILYFVGSLVMLWSPNVYVLLLGRLLDGFGVGLVVTLVPIYISETAPPEIRGLLNTLPQFTGSGGMFLSYCMVFGMSLMPSPSWRLMLGVLFIPSLVFFFLTVFFLPESPRWLVSKGRMLEAKRVLQRLRGREDVSGEMALLVEGLGIGGETTIEEYIIGPADEVTDDHDIAVDKDQIKLYGAEEGLSWVARPVKGGSTMSVLSRHGSTMSRRQGSLIDPLVTLFGSVHEKMPDTGSMRSALFPHFGSMFSVGGNQPRHEDWDEENLVGEGEDYPSDHGDDSEDDLHSPLISRQTTSMEKDMPHTAHGTLSTFRHGSQVQGAQGEGAGSMGIGGGWQVAWKWTEREDESGQKEGGFKRIYLHQEGFPGSRRGSIVSLPGGDGTGEADFVQASALVSQPALYSKDLLKEHTIGPAMVHPSETTKGSIWHDLHDPGVKRALVVGVGLQILQQFSGINGVLYYTPQILEQAGVGILLSNMGISSSSASLLISALTTFVMLPAIAVAMRLMDLSGRRTLLLTTIPILIASLLVLVISNLVHMNSIVHAVLSTVSVVLYFCFFVMGFGPAPNILCSEIFPTRVRGICIAICALTFWICDIIVTYSLPVLLKSIGLAGVFGMYAIVCCISWVFVFIKVPETKGMPLEVITEFFSVGARQAEAAKNE; encoded by the exons ATGAGTGGAGCTGTGCTTGTTGCTATTGCTGCTGCTGTTGGCAACTTGTTACAAGGATGGGATAACGCAACTATTGCAG GAGCTGTGTTGTACATAAAAAAGGAGTTTAATTTGGAGAGTAATCCATCAGTGGAAGGTCTAATTGTGGCGATGTCACTTATTGGTGCTACTCTGATTACAACATGCTCTGGAGGGGTAGCTGATTGGCTTGGTCGCCGTCCCATGCTAATATTGTCCTCAATTCTCTACTTTGTTGGTTCTCTAGTAATGCTATGGTCTCCGAATGTTTATGTGTTGCTCTTAGGAAGGTTGTTAGATGGATTTGGGGTTGGTCTTGTGGTCACACTTGTTCCTATTTATATATCTGAGACTGCACCACCTGAGATTAGGGGACTGTTGAATACGCTACCGCAGTTCACTGGCTCTGGAGGGATGTTCTTATCTTACTGTATGGTTTTCGGAATGTCGTTGATGCCATCACCTAGCTGGAGATTGATGCTTGGTGTCCTTTTCATCCCTTCccttgtctttttcttcctcacGGTCTTCTTCTTGCCCGAGTCCCCAAGGTGGCTCGTGAGCAAAGGTCGAATGCTTGAAGCAAAGCGGGTTCTTCAGAGACTGCGTGGTCGCGAAGATGTGTCTG GTGAGATGGCTTTGTTGGTTGAGGGTCTTGGAATTGGAGGTGAAACAACCATAGAGGAATATATAATTGGTCCCGCGGATGAAGTTACTGATGATCATGATATAGCTGTGGATAAGGATCAAATTAAGTTATATGGTGCAGAAGAAGGGCTGAGTTGGGTTGCTAGGCCAGTCAAAGGAGGAAGCACTATGAGTGTTTTGTCTCGCCATGGAAGTACAATGAGCAGGAGGCAAGGCTCATTGATTGATCCTCTTGTCACACTGTTTGGGAGCGTTCACGAGAAGATGCCGGACACTGGAAGCATGAGGAGTGCCTTGTTCCCACATTTTGGGAGTATGTTCAGTGTTGGAGGGAATCAACCAAGACATGAAGATTGGGATGAAGAGAATCTTGTTGGAGAAGGTGAGGATTATCCATCCGACCATGGAGATGATTCTGAAGATGATCTTCATTCTCCGTTGATCTCACGTCAAACGACAAGCATGGAGAAAGACATGCCTCACACTGCTCATGGAACTCTTTCTACCTTCAGACATGGAAGTCAAGTGCAGGGAGCTCAAGGGGAAGGAGCGGGTAGTATGGGGATTGGAGGTGGATGGCAAGTGGCATGGAAATGGAcggaaagagaagatgaatcgGGACAGAAAGAAGGTGGGTTTAAACGGATATACTTGCATCAAGAAGGTTTCCCAGGATCTCGACGTGGCTCAATTGTTTCATTGCCTGGTGGTGATGGAACCGGTGAGGCAGATTTTGTACAAGCGTCTGCTTTGGTTAGCCAACCAGCTCTTTATTCCAAAGACCTTCTCAAAGAACATACAATTGGTCCTGCTATGGTACATCCATCCGAAACAACTAAAGGGTCAATTTGGCATGATCTTCATGATCCTGGAGTCAAGCGTGCATTAGTCGTAGGAGTTGGACTTCAAATACTTCAGCAG TTCTCAGGCATCAACGGAGTTCTTTACTACACACCGCAAATCCTTGAGCAGGCGGGTGTCGGGATCCTACTATCGAACATGGGGATTAGTTCTTCCTCAGCATCCTTACTTATAAGTGCATTGACAACCTTTGTGATGTTACCTGCAATAGCTGTTGCAATGAGGCTCATGGATCTTTCTGGTCGAAG GACCTTGCTTCTCACCACGATACCAATCCTGATAGCATCTCTATTGGTTTTAGTAATCTCAAATCTTGTTCACATGAACAGCATTGTGCACGCGGTCTTATCAACCGTAAGCGTTGTGCTCTACTTCTGCTTCTTCGTGATGGGTTTCGGTCCTGCTCCAAACATCCTCTGTTCAGAGATTTTTCCAACTCGAGTCCGCGGAATCTGCATCGCCATCTGCGCACTCACCTTCTGGATCTGTGACATAATCGTCACTTACAGTCTCCCCGTGCTGCTCAAATCCATTGGACTAGCTGGTGTGTTTGGAATGTACGCAATCGTATGTTGCATTTCATGGGTCTTTGTGTTCATTAAAGTCCCGGAAACTAAAGGCATGCCACTTGAAGTCATCACAGAGTTCTTTTCTGTTGGAGCTAGACAAGCTGAAGCTGCTAAAAACGAGTGA
- the TMT2 gene encoding tonoplast monosaccharide transporter2 (tonoplast monosaccharide transporter2 (TMT2); FUNCTIONS IN: carbohydrate transmembrane transporter activity, sugar:hydrogen symporter activity, nucleoside transmembrane transporter activity; INVOLVED IN: response to fructose stimulus, response to salt stress, response to sucrose stimulus, response to glucose stimulus; LOCATED IN: plasma membrane, vacuole, membrane; EXPRESSED IN: 27 plant structures; EXPRESSED DURING: 13 growth stages; CONTAINS InterPro DOMAIN/s: Sugar transporter, conserved site (InterPro:IPR005829), Major facilitator superfamily (InterPro:IPR020846), General substrate transporter (InterPro:IPR005828), Sugar/inositol transporter (InterPro:IPR003663), Major facilitator superfamily, general substrate transporter (InterPro:IPR016196); BEST Arabidopsis thaliana protein match is: tonoplast monosaccharide transporter3 (TAIR:AT3G51490.2); Has 51372 Blast hits to 39289 proteins in 2480 species: Archae - 776; Bacteria - 26387; Metazoa - 6852; Fungi - 11680; Plants - 3623; Viruses - 0; Other Eukaryotes - 2054 (source: NCBI BLink).) codes for MSGAVLVAIAAAVGNLLQGWDNATIAGAVLYIKKEFNLESNPSVEGLIVAMSLIGATLITTCSGGVADWLGRRPMLILSSILYFVGSLVMLWSPNVYVLLLGRLLDGFGVGLVVTLVPIYISETAPPEIRGLLNTLPQFTGSGGMFLSYCMVFGMSLMPSPSWRLMLGVLFIPSLVFFFLTVFFLPESPRWLVSKGRMLEAKRVLQRLRGREDVSGEMALLVEGLGIGGETTIEEYIIGPADEVTDDHDIAVDKDQIKLYGAEEGLSWVARPVKGGSTMSVLSRHGSTMSRRQGSLIDPLVTLFGSVHEKMPDTGSMRSALFPHFGSMFSVGGNQPRHEDWDEENLVGEGEDYPSDHGDDSEDDLHSPLISRQTTSMEKDMPHTAHGTLSTFRHGSQVQGAQGEGAGSMGIGGGWQVAWKWTEREDESGQKEEGFPGSRRGSIVSLPGGDGTGEADFVQASALVSQPALYSKDLLKEHTIGPAMVHPSETTKGSIWHDLHDPGVKRALVVGVGLQILQQFSGINGVLYYTPQILEQAGVGILLSNMGISSSSASLLISALTTFVMLPAIAVAMRLMDLSGRRTLLLTTIPILIASLLVLVISNLVHMNSIVHAVLSTVSVVLYFCFFVMGFGPAPNILCSEIFPTRVRGICIAICALTFWICDIIVTYSLPVLLKSIGLAGVFGMYAIVCCISWVFVFIKVPETKGMPLEVITEFFSVGARQAEAAKNE; via the exons ATGAGTGGAGCTGTGCTTGTTGCTATTGCTGCTGCTGTTGGCAACTTGTTACAAGGATGGGATAACGCAACTATTGCAG GAGCTGTGTTGTACATAAAAAAGGAGTTTAATTTGGAGAGTAATCCATCAGTGGAAGGTCTAATTGTGGCGATGTCACTTATTGGTGCTACTCTGATTACAACATGCTCTGGAGGGGTAGCTGATTGGCTTGGTCGCCGTCCCATGCTAATATTGTCCTCAATTCTCTACTTTGTTGGTTCTCTAGTAATGCTATGGTCTCCGAATGTTTATGTGTTGCTCTTAGGAAGGTTGTTAGATGGATTTGGGGTTGGTCTTGTGGTCACACTTGTTCCTATTTATATATCTGAGACTGCACCACCTGAGATTAGGGGACTGTTGAATACGCTACCGCAGTTCACTGGCTCTGGAGGGATGTTCTTATCTTACTGTATGGTTTTCGGAATGTCGTTGATGCCATCACCTAGCTGGAGATTGATGCTTGGTGTCCTTTTCATCCCTTCccttgtctttttcttcctcacGGTCTTCTTCTTGCCCGAGTCCCCAAGGTGGCTCGTGAGCAAAGGTCGAATGCTTGAAGCAAAGCGGGTTCTTCAGAGACTGCGTGGTCGCGAAGATGTGTCTG GTGAGATGGCTTTGTTGGTTGAGGGTCTTGGAATTGGAGGTGAAACAACCATAGAGGAATATATAATTGGTCCCGCGGATGAAGTTACTGATGATCATGATATAGCTGTGGATAAGGATCAAATTAAGTTATATGGTGCAGAAGAAGGGCTGAGTTGGGTTGCTAGGCCAGTCAAAGGAGGAAGCACTATGAGTGTTTTGTCTCGCCATGGAAGTACAATGAGCAGGAGGCAAGGCTCATTGATTGATCCTCTTGTCACACTGTTTGGGAGCGTTCACGAGAAGATGCCGGACACTGGAAGCATGAGGAGTGCCTTGTTCCCACATTTTGGGAGTATGTTCAGTGTTGGAGGGAATCAACCAAGACATGAAGATTGGGATGAAGAGAATCTTGTTGGAGAAGGTGAGGATTATCCATCCGACCATGGAGATGATTCTGAAGATGATCTTCATTCTCCGTTGATCTCACGTCAAACGACAAGCATGGAGAAAGACATGCCTCACACTGCTCATGGAACTCTTTCTACCTTCAGACATGGAAGTCAAGTGCAGGGAGCTCAAGGGGAAGGAGCGGGTAGTATGGGGATTGGAGGTGGATGGCAAGTGGCATGGAAATGGAcggaaagagaagatgaatcgGGACAGAAAGAAG AAGGTTTCCCAGGATCTCGACGTGGCTCAATTGTTTCATTGCCTGGTGGTGATGGAACCGGTGAGGCAGATTTTGTACAAGCGTCTGCTTTGGTTAGCCAACCAGCTCTTTATTCCAAAGACCTTCTCAAAGAACATACAATTGGTCCTGCTATGGTACATCCATCCGAAACAACTAAAGGGTCAATTTGGCATGATCTTCATGATCCTGGAGTCAAGCGTGCATTAGTCGTAGGAGTTGGACTTCAAATACTTCAGCAG TTCTCAGGCATCAACGGAGTTCTTTACTACACACCGCAAATCCTTGAGCAGGCGGGTGTCGGGATCCTACTATCGAACATGGGGATTAGTTCTTCCTCAGCATCCTTACTTATAAGTGCATTGACAACCTTTGTGATGTTACCTGCAATAGCTGTTGCAATGAGGCTCATGGATCTTTCTGGTCGAAG GACCTTGCTTCTCACCACGATACCAATCCTGATAGCATCTCTATTGGTTTTAGTAATCTCAAATCTTGTTCACATGAACAGCATTGTGCACGCGGTCTTATCAACCGTAAGCGTTGTGCTCTACTTCTGCTTCTTCGTGATGGGTTTCGGTCCTGCTCCAAACATCCTCTGTTCAGAGATTTTTCCAACTCGAGTCCGCGGAATCTGCATCGCCATCTGCGCACTCACCTTCTGGATCTGTGACATAATCGTCACTTACAGTCTCCCCGTGCTGCTCAAATCCATTGGACTAGCTGGTGTGTTTGGAATGTACGCAATCGTATGTTGCATTTCATGGGTCTTTGTGTTCATTAAAGTCCCGGAAACTAAAGGCATGCCACTTGAAGTCATCACAGAGTTCTTTTCTGTTGGAGCTAGACAAGCTGAAGCTGCTAAAAACGAGTGA
- the TMT2 gene encoding tonoplast monosaccharide transporter2 (tonoplast monosaccharide transporter2 (TMT2); CONTAINS InterPro DOMAIN/s: Sugar/inositol transporter (InterPro:IPR003663), General substrate transporter (InterPro:IPR005828), Major facilitator superfamily, general substrate transporter (InterPro:IPR016196); BEST Arabidopsis thaliana protein match is: tonoplast monosaccharide transporter3 (TAIR:AT3G51490.2).), translated as MLEAKRVLQRLRGREDVSGEMALLVEGLGIGGETTIEEYIIGPADEVTDDHDIAVDKDQIKLYGAEEGLSWVARPVKGGSTMSVLSRHGSTMSRRQGSLIDPLVTLFGSVHEKMPDTGSMRSALFPHFGSMFSVGGNQPRHEDWDEENLVGEGEDYPSDHGDDSEDDLHSPLISRQTTSMEKDMPHTAHGTLSTFRHGSQVQGAQGEGAGSMGIGGGWQVAWKWTEREDESGQKEGGFKRIYLHQEGFPGSRRGSIVSLPGGDGTGEADFVQASALVSQPALYSKDLLKEHTIGPAMVHPSETTKGSIWHDLHDPGVKRALVVGVGLQILQQFSGINGVLYYTPQILEQAGVGILLSNMGISSSSASLLISALTTFVMLPAIAVAMRLMDLSGRRTLLLTTIPILIASLLVLVISNLVHMNSIVHAVLSTVSVVLYFCFFVMGFGPAPNILCSEIFPTRVRGICIAICALTFWICDIIVTYSLPVLLKSIGLAGVFGMYAIVCCISWVFVFIKVPETKGMPLEVITEFFSVGARQAEAAKNE; from the exons ATGCTTGAAGCAAAGCGGGTTCTTCAGAGACTGCGTGGTCGCGAAGATGTGTCTG GTGAGATGGCTTTGTTGGTTGAGGGTCTTGGAATTGGAGGTGAAACAACCATAGAGGAATATATAATTGGTCCCGCGGATGAAGTTACTGATGATCATGATATAGCTGTGGATAAGGATCAAATTAAGTTATATGGTGCAGAAGAAGGGCTGAGTTGGGTTGCTAGGCCAGTCAAAGGAGGAAGCACTATGAGTGTTTTGTCTCGCCATGGAAGTACAATGAGCAGGAGGCAAGGCTCATTGATTGATCCTCTTGTCACACTGTTTGGGAGCGTTCACGAGAAGATGCCGGACACTGGAAGCATGAGGAGTGCCTTGTTCCCACATTTTGGGAGTATGTTCAGTGTTGGAGGGAATCAACCAAGACATGAAGATTGGGATGAAGAGAATCTTGTTGGAGAAGGTGAGGATTATCCATCCGACCATGGAGATGATTCTGAAGATGATCTTCATTCTCCGTTGATCTCACGTCAAACGACAAGCATGGAGAAAGACATGCCTCACACTGCTCATGGAACTCTTTCTACCTTCAGACATGGAAGTCAAGTGCAGGGAGCTCAAGGGGAAGGAGCGGGTAGTATGGGGATTGGAGGTGGATGGCAAGTGGCATGGAAATGGAcggaaagagaagatgaatcgGGACAGAAAGAAGGTGGGTTTAAACGGATATACTTGCATCAAGAAGGTTTCCCAGGATCTCGACGTGGCTCAATTGTTTCATTGCCTGGTGGTGATGGAACCGGTGAGGCAGATTTTGTACAAGCGTCTGCTTTGGTTAGCCAACCAGCTCTTTATTCCAAAGACCTTCTCAAAGAACATACAATTGGTCCTGCTATGGTACATCCATCCGAAACAACTAAAGGGTCAATTTGGCATGATCTTCATGATCCTGGAGTCAAGCGTGCATTAGTCGTAGGAGTTGGACTTCAAATACTTCAGCAG TTCTCAGGCATCAACGGAGTTCTTTACTACACACCGCAAATCCTTGAGCAGGCGGGTGTCGGGATCCTACTATCGAACATGGGGATTAGTTCTTCCTCAGCATCCTTACTTATAAGTGCATTGACAACCTTTGTGATGTTACCTGCAATAGCTGTTGCAATGAGGCTCATGGATCTTTCTGGTCGAAG GACCTTGCTTCTCACCACGATACCAATCCTGATAGCATCTCTATTGGTTTTAGTAATCTCAAATCTTGTTCACATGAACAGCATTGTGCACGCGGTCTTATCAACCGTAAGCGTTGTGCTCTACTTCTGCTTCTTCGTGATGGGTTTCGGTCCTGCTCCAAACATCCTCTGTTCAGAGATTTTTCCAACTCGAGTCCGCGGAATCTGCATCGCCATCTGCGCACTCACCTTCTGGATCTGTGACATAATCGTCACTTACAGTCTCCCCGTGCTGCTCAAATCCATTGGACTAGCTGGTGTGTTTGGAATGTACGCAATCGTATGTTGCATTTCATGGGTCTTTGTGTTCATTAAAGTCCCGGAAACTAAAGGCATGCCACTTGAAGTCATCACAGAGTTCTTTTCTGTTGGAGCTAGACAAGCTGAAGCTGCTAAAAACGAGTGA
- the CPK5 gene encoding calmodulin-domain protein kinase 5 (calmodulin-domain protein kinase 5 (CPK5); FUNCTIONS IN: in 6 functions; INVOLVED IN: protein amino acid phosphorylation, N-terminal protein myristoylation; LOCATED IN: cytosol, plasma membrane, membrane; EXPRESSED IN: 23 plant structures; EXPRESSED DURING: 13 growth stages; CONTAINS InterPro DOMAIN/s: Protein kinase, ATP binding site (InterPro:IPR017441), EF-Hand 1, calcium-binding site (InterPro:IPR018247), Serine/threonine-protein kinase domain (InterPro:IPR002290), Calcium-binding EF-hand (InterPro:IPR002048), EF-hand-like domain (InterPro:IPR011992), EF-hand (InterPro:IPR018248), Serine/threonine-protein kinase-like domain (InterPro:IPR017442), Protein kinase-like domain (InterPro:IPR011009), Serine/threonine-protein kinase, active site (InterPro:IPR008271), Protein kinase, catalytic domain (InterPro:IPR000719), EF-HAND 2 (InterPro:IPR018249), Calcium-dependent protein kinase (InterPro:IPR020642), Calcium/calmodulin-dependent protein kinase-like (InterPro:IPR020636); BEST Arabidopsis thaliana protein match is: Calcium-dependent protein kinase family protein (TAIR:AT2G17290.1); Has 1807 Blast hits to 1807 proteins in 277 species: Archae - 0; Bacteria - 0; Metazoa - 736; Fungi - 347; Plants - 385; Viruses - 0; Other Eukaryotes - 339 (source: NCBI BLink).) yields the protein MGNSCRGSFKDKLDEGDNNKPEDYSKTSTTNLSSNSDHSPNAADIIAQEFSKDNNSNNNSKDPALVIPLREPIMRRNPDNQAYYVLGHKTPNIRDIYTLSRKLGQGQFGTTYLCTEIASGVDYACKSISKRKLISKEDVEDVRREIQIMHHLAGHGSIVTIKGAYEDSLYVHIVMELCAGGELFDRIIQRGHYSERKAAELTKIIVGVVEACHSLGVMHRDLKPENFLLVNKDDDFSLKAIDFGLSVFFKPGQIFTDVVGSPYYVAPEVLLKRYGPEADVWTAGVILYILLSGVPPFWAETQQGIFDAVLKGYIDFESDPWPVISDSAKDLIRRMLSSKPAERLTAHEVLRHPWICENGVAPDRALDPAVLSRLKQFSAMNKLKKMALKVIAESLSEEEIAGLREMFQAMDTDNSGAITFDELKAGLRKYGSTLKDTEIHDLMDAADVDNSGTIDYSEFIAATIHLNKLEREEHLVAAFQYFDKDGSGFITIDELQQACVEHGMADVFLEDIIKEVDQNNDGKIDYGEFVEMMQKGNAGVGRRTMRNSLNISMRDA from the exons ATGGGCAATTCTTGCCGTGGATCTTTCAAGGACAAACTCGACGAAGGCGATAACAATAAGCCTGAAGATTACTCTAAAACCTCTACCACCAACTTGTCTTCTAATTCCGACCATTCACCGAACGCTGCAGACATCATTGCTCAAGAATTCTCCAAagacaacaacagcaacaacaacagcaaagATCCAGCTCTTGTTATTCCTTTAAGAGAACCAATCATGAGGCGTAACCCAGACAATCAAGCTTACTATGTTCTTGGTCATAAGACACCAAACATTCGTGATATCTATACCCTTAGCCGCAAGCTAGGTCAAGGTCAATTTGGAACGACTTATCTATGTACAGAGATTGCCTCAGGCGTTGACTACGCTTGTAAGTCAATATCCAAGAGGAAGTTGATCTCTAAAGAAGATGTTGAGGATGTTAGAAGGGAGATTCAGATAATGCATCATTTAGCTGGTCACGGTAGTATCGTGACGATTAAAGGAGCTTATGAGGACTCTTTGTATGTTCACATTGTTATGGAGCTTTGTGCTGGAGGTGAATTGTTTGATAGGATTATTCAGAGAGGACATTATAGTGAGAGGAAAGCTGCTGAGCTGACTAAGATCATTGTCGGTGTTGTTGAAGCGTGTCATTCGCTTGGTGTGATGCATAGAGACTTGAAGCCTGAGAATTTCTTATTGGTTAATAAGGATGATGATTTCTCTCTCAAGGCTATTGATTTTGGGCTATCTGTCTTTTTCAAACCAG GTCAAATATTCACTGATGTTGTTGGAAGTCCATATTATGTTGCTCCTGAGGTTTTGCTCAAACGTTATGGGCCTGAAGCTGATGTGTGGACTGCTGGTgttatattgtatatattgcTAAGCGGAGTCCCACCTTTCTGGGCAG AAACACAGCAAGGGATATTTGATGCTGTGTTGAAAGGATATATCGACTTTGAGTCAGACCCGTGGCCTGTGATATCCGACAGTGCTAAAGACTTGATCCGCAGAATGTTATCCTCCAAGCCTGCAGAACGTTTGACCGCTCATGAAGTCTTGC GTCATCCATGGATCTGTGAGAATGGTGTTGCACCAGATAGAGCACTAGATCCAGCTGTTCTTTCTCGTCTCAAGCAATTCTCTGCAATGAATAAACTAAAGAAGATGGCTTTGAAG GTTATAGCTGAGAGTCTCTCGGAAGAAGAGATAGCTGGTTTAAGAGAAATGTTTCAAGCAATGGATACTGATAACAGCGGGGCAATCACATTTGATGAACTCAAAGCTGGGCTGAGAAAATATGGATCTACCTTGAAAGACACAGAGATCCATGATCTTATGGATGCG GCTGATGTAGACAACAGTGGGACAATAGATTACAGTGAGTTCATTGCAGCGACGATCCATCTCAACAAACTAGAGCGGGAAGAGCATCTTGTTGCAGCGTTTCAATATTTTGACAAAGATGGAAGCGGTTTCATAACAATTGATGAGCTACAACAAGCGTGTGTTGAACATGGCATGGCTGATGTTTTCCTTGAAGACATCATCAAAGAAGTTGATCAAAACAAT GATGGAAAGATTGATTATGGTGAGTTTGTGGAGATGATGCAAAAGGGAAATGCTGGTGTTGGAAGAAGGACGATGAGAAATAGTCTAAACATTAGCATGAGAGACGCGTAG